The following proteins are co-located in the Pseudomonas synxantha genome:
- a CDS encoding ferritin-like domain-containing protein yields MARKTVQDLFIHELSDIYSAEKQITRALPRMARAATNPLLAEAFNAHLEETQGQIERIDRLVELTGLKLKRMKCVAMEGLVEESKELIDEIEKGAVLDAGLIGAAQKVEHYEIAGYGTLIAMAKHLNLPDAAKLLAETLAEEKATDEKLSKIAEQGGNQAATLESK; encoded by the coding sequence ATGGCTAGGAAAACAGTGCAAGACCTTTTTATTCACGAGCTTTCCGATATCTACAGTGCTGAAAAGCAGATCACTCGTGCCTTACCTCGTATGGCCCGAGCGGCAACCAACCCGTTATTGGCAGAAGCATTCAATGCTCATCTTGAAGAAACCCAGGGCCAGATTGAACGGATAGATCGGCTCGTGGAACTGACCGGTTTAAAACTCAAAAGAATGAAATGCGTAGCAATGGAAGGGCTGGTCGAGGAGTCAAAAGAATTAATTGACGAGATCGAGAAAGGCGCTGTTCTGGATGCTGGCTTGATTGGGGCAGCGCAAAAGGTGGAACACTACGAGATCGCTGGCTATGGAACGCTCATTGCCATGGCAAAGCACTTGAACCTTCCTGATGCTGCGAAACTGCTCGCAGAAACTCTCGCTGAAGAAAAAGCGACCGATGAAAAACTATCCAAGATTGCAGAGCAGGGCGGTAATCAAGCTGCAACATTAGAGTCCAAATGA
- a CDS encoding DUF1206 domain-containing protein — MSAQHSLVILARGGYAARGALYLIIGIFALLAARDSTKPKDSHKSLEALLSQPFGYFLVGLVVAGLLAFAAWRVLQATRDVDHHGKELKGLVIRTGLFAGGMVNGALALFALGLLISGIRSSGDSGGQTKDWLAHLLSWEYSSLLVYLIALIPLGVGIAHIIKGWKASFEKYFEADEDIMRYVRPVSRFGLIARGVVFIEIALLLAISGSAYQAMDPPGMKEALDALQNLPAGWLILMVMALGLIAFSAYSFSEAFWRRINMDMPGVSRSR, encoded by the coding sequence ATGTCCGCGCAACATAGCCTGGTAATACTCGCTCGGGGAGGCTACGCCGCCCGGGGAGCGCTTTATTTGATCATCGGTATCTTCGCATTGCTCGCAGCACGAGACTCGACAAAACCGAAAGACAGCCACAAGAGCCTGGAAGCATTGCTAAGCCAACCATTCGGCTATTTTTTAGTTGGGCTTGTGGTGGCGGGTCTGCTCGCATTTGCGGCTTGGCGCGTCCTGCAAGCTACGCGTGATGTCGATCATCACGGCAAAGAGCTCAAAGGCCTGGTGATTCGCACGGGTCTATTTGCAGGAGGTATGGTCAACGGCGCTCTGGCGCTTTTCGCATTGGGCCTGCTCATTAGCGGCATTAGAAGCTCGGGCGATTCCGGAGGGCAGACCAAAGACTGGCTAGCGCATCTTTTGTCTTGGGAATACTCGAGTTTGCTGGTTTACCTGATCGCTCTCATTCCGCTTGGTGTGGGTATTGCTCACATCATCAAGGGATGGAAGGCGTCGTTTGAGAAGTATTTCGAGGCTGACGAAGACATCATGCGGTACGTACGTCCAGTGTCGCGCTTCGGCCTGATAGCCCGTGGGGTTGTTTTTATAGAGATTGCGTTGCTGCTGGCAATCAGTGGCTCCGCTTATCAAGCCATGGATCCACCCGGTATGAAGGAAGCCCTGGACGCGCTTCAGAATCTACCAGCTGGGTGGTTGATTTTGATGGTGATGGCCTTGGGGCTGATTGCTTTCTCGGCTTACAGTTTCTCTGAAGCCTTCTGGCGCAGGATAAATATGGATATGCCGGGAGTATCGAGATCGCGCTGA